TCGAGTTTATAAAAATGAATTAGATATAGATGCAGGTAAAAGCGAATTATTTATGTATGTGTCTGGAGATGATGGACGTTGGTATATTCCACCAGAACATCCAGAGGAAATTATTCATCAAATTCTTCCCAGTAGTTTACATCAGTATTTCTTTTTTGATGGCGAACGCATCGAGCAAATTGTTCGTTCTGATAAAAAAACAGAAATTGCTGAAGCTACTAAAATGCTTCTGGGAGTTGAAGTCTTAAATCGCGCAATTCGGCATTTAGGAGAAGCAAAGAAAACTCTAGATAATGAGTTAAAAGCAATTGGGGACGGCGAGACACAAAAACTACTTAGGCAGCAGAGTAAAGCCGAGAAAGAAATAGAGCGAATCAAGCGTAGGCAAATAGAAATCGAGCAAGAATTAGAGTATCAAGATACGCTGAAGAAAGAAACGAGCCATTATCTACGGGAACTTAGTGCGGCAAAGGAATTACAAGAAAGACGGCAGGAGTTAGAGCAACTGAAAAAGACGAATCAAGATAGTCTTAAACAAAGCCGAGAACTTTTAAAAAAAGCTATTTCTACGAAAGGATATACAGTACTTTTATCAGAAACCACAAATCAATTTCGATCTATAGTTACGGAATTAAAACAGCGAGGAGAATTGAAGGCAGGAATTTCGCGGGAATTTATTAGCGATTTACTGAGTTCCCAACGTTGTATTTGCGGTGCAGATTTACATGCAGGAGATTTCGCTTGCGAAAGTGTGAAAAACTGGTTAGAAAGAGCAGGTTCCTCTACTGTAGAAGAGACAGCTATTCGCATGAGCGCACAAGTAGATGAAATTGATAAACAAGCACCTATCTTCTGGGAAGAAGTAGATAGAGAGCAAGCTAGAATTCAGCAATTAAGACAGACAATTTCACAGATAGAAACTGAATTAGATTCTATTCAGGAACGATTGCGTAAAGATCCAAGTGAAGAAATTCGGAGTTTGCAAAAACGTGTAGATGCGATTGAAGTAAAAATCAGAGAAATAATCCTAGAACAGGGAGCAAATCAACAGCAGATCGTTAATTTTCAAGCCGAAGCTGAGAATTTAGCTAAGCAAATTATCAAACAAAAATACAATGAAGAAAGACAAATATTAGCTCAAAGACGAATTGCTGCTACTCAGGATGCGATCGAGCGTTTAGCTGAAGTGCGATCGCGACAAGAACAACAG
This window of the Chroococcidiopsis thermalis PCC 7203 genome carries:
- a CDS encoding AAA family ATPase, whose amino-acid sequence is MKLTSIQLCNFRSFYGKTPEIILATGSEQNTTIIHGNNGAGKTSLLNAFTWVLYERFSAAFASVEQLVNKRAIAEVQLGAAVECWVEVSWEHEGKRYRTKRNCRVYKNELDIDAGKSELFMYVSGDDGRWYIPPEHPEEIIHQILPSSLHQYFFFDGERIEQIVRSDKKTEIAEATKMLLGVEVLNRAIRHLGEAKKTLDNELKAIGDGETQKLLRQQSKAEKEIERIKRRQIEIEQELEYQDTLKKETSHYLRELSAAKELQERRQELEQLKKTNQDSLKQSRELLKKAISTKGYTVLLSETTNQFRSIVTELKQRGELKAGISREFISDLLSSQRCICGADLHAGDFACESVKNWLERAGSSTVEETAIRMSAQVDEIDKQAPIFWEEVDREQARIQQLRQTISQIETELDSIQERLRKDPSEEIRSLQKRVDAIEVKIREIILEQGANQQQIVNFQAEAENLAKQIIKQKYNEERQILAQRRIAATQDAIERLAEVRSRQEQQFRLQLEKRVQEIFREISFTPYIPKISDRYELTLVENTIGIEMPVAASTGENQILSLSFIGSIIDRVREWSEKKMLMVPDTSTFPIVMDSPFGSLDEIYRRQIAKVIPKLANQLIVLVTKTQWRGEVEAEMSSRIGKQYVLTYYSSKPDCEEDSISIGSRRYPLVRQSPNEFEYTVAVEVEDNG